DNA sequence from the Fundidesulfovibrio magnetotacticus genome:
TCCAGCCGTTGCGTTTCCAGTTGGCGAGCCAGCGTTTTTCGATGGCGTCGCGCACGTACATGGAGTCGGTGACGACGCGCGCGCGGCAGGGCCGTGTGAGGGTTTCCAGGGCGGCGATGACGGCCAGGATTTCCATGCGGTTGTTGGTGGTGAGGGCGTAGCCCGCGGCGATTTCGCGTTCGTTGCCGCCCATGCTGAGGATGGCGCCGTAGCCGCCGGGTCCGGGGTTGCCGAGGCATGCGCCGTCGGTGTGGATGAGAACGG
Encoded proteins:
- the rnhA gene encoding ribonuclease HI, which produces MTNTDDTVLIHTDGACLGNPGPGGYGAILSMGGNEREIAAGYALTTNNRMEILAVIAALETLTRPCRARVVTDSMYVRDAIEKRWLANWKRNGWKTAAKTDVKNRDLWMRLDALLAQHKVTLEWVRGHTGHPLNERCDALARKAAQQRGLPKDEGYKP